One genomic window of Streptomyces sp. NBC_01498 includes the following:
- a CDS encoding urea amidolyase associated protein UAAP2 has translation MTPVTALPAEVRTSTVVPPRAPWSAVVRSGDLLTLTDLHGNQAVDFLVYDAHDTAVRYSAPDTIQARGNVFLTTGSRLMSNEHTPLMTVVEDTCGRHDTLGGACSKESNTLRYGHHTYPQHACVDNFLIEGARYGLGKRDLVSNVNWYMNVPVEEDGTLGIVDGISAPGLRVVLRADTDVLVLVSNCPQINNPCNGFTPTAVEITVSAPPAAEITVSTPPPVAGATGGAA, from the coding sequence ATGACACCGGTGACCGCCCTCCCCGCCGAGGTGCGGACGAGCACCGTGGTGCCGCCGCGCGCGCCCTGGTCCGCCGTCGTACGCTCCGGCGACCTGCTCACCCTCACCGACCTGCACGGCAACCAGGCCGTCGACTTCCTCGTGTACGACGCCCACGACACCGCCGTGCGCTACAGCGCGCCCGACACGATCCAGGCGCGGGGAAACGTCTTCCTCACCACCGGCTCCAGGCTGATGTCGAACGAGCACACGCCGCTGATGACCGTGGTCGAGGACACCTGCGGGCGCCACGACACCCTGGGCGGTGCCTGCTCCAAGGAGTCCAACACCCTGCGCTACGGCCACCACACGTACCCGCAGCACGCCTGCGTCGACAACTTCCTCATCGAAGGCGCCCGTTACGGGCTCGGCAAGCGCGACCTGGTCAGCAACGTCAACTGGTACATGAACGTGCCCGTCGAGGAGGACGGCACGCTCGGCATCGTCGACGGCATCTCGGCGCCCGGCCTGCGCGTGGTCCTGCGGGCCGACACCGACGTACTCGTACTGGTCTCCAACTGCCCCCAGATCAACAACCCCTGCAACGGGTTCACCCCGACCGCCGTGGAGATCACCGTCAGTGCCCCGCCCGCCGCGGAGATCACCGTCAGCACCCCGCCTCCCGTCGCCGGTGCCACCGGGGGAGCGGCATGA
- a CDS encoding urea amidolyase associated protein UAAP1: protein MATGTTHATGTTHEARAHARSQESAHARSQEGAHARSPEGRRAEAMPVVPATDWPDPPREAGPLVWAETVAGGSYTHQVLARGTELRLTDVGGEACVHLLLYAAGRPWERLNAADTVKVQWNAYLGEGRLLLSDQGRVLASVVADTSGRHDALCGTSTLRRNTERYGDGSPHSATPAGRELLTLAGLKNGLGPRDLPPSVSFFQGVRVADDGAVEFTGSAGPGASVTLRAEQDVVVLLANVPHPCDPRPRYTCGPLEVLAWPARPTQQGDALWDATPEARRAFLNTTALLAAGGLA, encoded by the coding sequence ATGGCGACAGGCACCACACACGCGACAGGCACCACACACGAGGCGCGCGCCCACGCCCGTTCACAGGAGAGCGCTCACGCCCGCTCACAGGAAGGCGCCCACGCCCGCTCACCGGAGGGGCGGCGCGCCGAGGCCATGCCGGTGGTGCCCGCGACGGACTGGCCCGATCCGCCACGCGAGGCCGGACCCCTGGTCTGGGCCGAGACCGTCGCCGGTGGCTCCTACACCCACCAGGTCCTTGCCCGGGGCACCGAACTGCGCCTGACGGATGTGGGCGGAGAGGCGTGCGTACACCTGCTGCTGTACGCGGCCGGACGGCCGTGGGAGCGCCTGAACGCGGCCGACACCGTGAAAGTGCAGTGGAACGCCTACCTCGGGGAGGGACGGCTGCTCCTGTCCGACCAGGGCCGGGTGCTGGCCTCGGTGGTCGCCGACACCTCGGGACGCCACGACGCCCTGTGCGGCACCTCCACCCTCCGGCGCAACACCGAGCGCTACGGGGACGGTTCACCGCACTCGGCCACCCCCGCGGGGCGCGAACTGCTCACGCTCGCCGGCCTCAAGAACGGCCTGGGCCCCCGCGACCTGCCGCCGTCCGTCTCCTTCTTCCAGGGTGTCCGGGTGGCGGACGACGGTGCCGTGGAGTTCACCGGCTCCGCCGGTCCCGGCGCCTCGGTGACCCTGCGCGCCGAGCAGGACGTCGTCGTCCTCCTCGCCAACGTGCCGCACCCCTGCGACCCGCGCCCCCGCTACACCTGCGGCCCGCTCGAAGTGCTCGCCTGGCCCGCCCGTCCCACCCAACAGGGCGACGCGCTCTGGGACGCCACCCCCGAAGCACGCCGCGCCTTCCTCAACACCACCGCTCTTCTCGCCGCCGGGGGGCTCGCATGA
- a CDS encoding TetR/AcrR family transcriptional regulator translates to MDVPATALDARRDAPPPVRGTRRAGRPRAAPLPASGLSPREELLAAAAELFTRHGYAATTTRAVAERAGMRQATMYHYVGGKQDLLAELLEGTVTPSLALAGRLLGDAAQVPAEARLWYLCRSDVTLLCAGPHNLGALYLLPEVRGERFTGFHEARHRLKDAYAQLLASTGVCEASGDPHSPDAHSLRTDLVFGLIEGVILVHRSAPTRRVETFASAAADAALRVAGVPDDALPAVREAAAELAGLAELAELA, encoded by the coding sequence ATGGACGTCCCGGCAACGGCCCTCGACGCGCGGCGTGATGCCCCGCCCCCGGTGCGGGGCACCCGCCGTGCGGGCCGACCGCGCGCCGCCCCGCTGCCGGCGAGCGGCCTGTCCCCCCGAGAGGAACTCCTCGCCGCGGCAGCCGAGTTGTTCACCCGGCACGGGTACGCCGCCACGACCACGCGGGCGGTGGCGGAGCGGGCCGGGATGCGGCAGGCGACGATGTACCACTACGTCGGCGGCAAACAGGACCTGCTCGCCGAGCTGTTGGAGGGCACCGTCACCCCGTCCCTGGCCCTCGCGGGCCGCCTGCTCGGCGACGCCGCACAGGTGCCGGCCGAGGCGCGGCTGTGGTATCTGTGCAGGTCGGACGTGACCCTGCTGTGCGCGGGGCCGCACAACCTCGGCGCCCTGTACCTGCTTCCCGAGGTCCGCGGCGAGCGCTTCACCGGCTTCCACGAGGCCCGGCACCGCCTCAAGGACGCGTACGCGCAACTGCTCGCGTCCACCGGTGTGTGCGAGGCGTCGGGCGATCCCCACTCGCCTGATGCCCACTCGCTGCGCACGGACCTCGTGTTCGGTCTCATCGAGGGCGTCATCCTCGTCCACCGCTCCGCGCCGACGCGCCGGGTGGAGACCTTCGCCTCGGCGGCGGCGGACGCGGCGCTGCGCGTCGCCGGGGTACCCGACGACGCGCTCCCGGCGGTGCGGGAGGCGGCTGCGGAGCTCGCGGGACTGGCGGAACTGGCGGAACTCGCGTGA
- a CDS encoding SpoIIE family protein phosphatase, with product MNEERLLKRYEALLGAVPQSVWVMSADGVVTLLMGSGMPERLWHPDGESSWMDAVHPKDRDWFQRAWRKANQQRSPLDTIVRVRLQDAPARFRHIKIIAAPVPDRNGEVEWVGTATDAEAHWRTRMREKLLARMAPVPAAHNLSEAFLTTAAAVVPELADAVAVFQVQGDAEAAFRASEGVPAAASAERVGLAPGLPPMHPLDADFLLGSAVHEVIESQEAGLLTFPPGRPPEDRLSKVSVRWLREARATSVALLPVVVDGRTVALATTATCRGNPPSDEADLYLLQDVFQQMSGPLRRTMELQSIRDMALVLQQSFLAVPPSVEGLVITALYHPADSTAEVGGDWYDAVRLSADSLALSIGDIAGHDVAAATAMGRVNSMLRGLAYDSGPAASPAATLSRLDRIVQALDSPSMVTAVHAVLHRRGDDVWHIALSNAGHPPPLLIPADAPSRYLHDFAASDPPLCVGEALPRNDHHAVIREGDTLVLYTDGLVEVPGTDIGDGLRRLRELTDALVRMGVSQPTLIRGLLPPVQNRWDDIAVIALHARRER from the coding sequence GTGAATGAGGAACGTCTCCTCAAACGGTACGAAGCACTCCTGGGCGCCGTGCCGCAGTCGGTCTGGGTGATGTCGGCCGACGGGGTCGTCACCCTGTTGATGGGCAGCGGGATGCCGGAGCGGCTGTGGCACCCCGACGGTGAGAGCTCATGGATGGACGCGGTGCATCCGAAGGACCGGGACTGGTTCCAGCGGGCGTGGCGCAAGGCCAACCAGCAGCGGTCCCCCCTCGACACGATCGTACGAGTACGGCTCCAGGACGCCCCCGCCCGTTTCCGCCACATCAAGATCATCGCTGCGCCTGTCCCGGACCGGAACGGGGAAGTGGAGTGGGTCGGTACCGCCACCGATGCCGAGGCCCACTGGCGCACCCGTATGCGGGAGAAGCTGCTGGCCCGTATGGCGCCGGTACCGGCCGCGCACAACCTGTCCGAGGCGTTTCTGACCACCGCGGCGGCCGTCGTGCCCGAACTTGCCGACGCCGTCGCTGTCTTCCAGGTGCAGGGCGACGCCGAAGCTGCCTTCCGGGCTTCCGAGGGCGTACCGGCCGCGGCGTCGGCGGAGCGGGTGGGGCTCGCCCCCGGGCTGCCGCCCATGCATCCGCTGGACGCGGACTTCTTGCTGGGCTCCGCCGTACACGAGGTCATCGAGAGCCAGGAGGCCGGGCTGCTGACCTTCCCGCCCGGAAGGCCGCCGGAGGACAGGCTCTCCAAGGTCTCCGTACGCTGGCTGCGGGAGGCCAGGGCGACGAGCGTGGCCCTGCTGCCCGTCGTGGTGGACGGCCGGACCGTCGCGCTGGCGACCACGGCGACCTGCCGGGGCAACCCGCCCTCGGACGAGGCCGACCTGTACCTGCTACAGGACGTCTTTCAGCAGATGAGCGGGCCCCTGCGCCGCACGATGGAACTCCAGAGCATCCGCGACATGGCGCTCGTACTGCAACAGTCCTTCCTGGCCGTCCCGCCGTCCGTCGAAGGTCTCGTCATCACGGCGCTCTACCATCCGGCCGACTCGACCGCCGAGGTCGGCGGGGACTGGTACGACGCCGTCCGGCTCTCGGCCGACTCACTCGCCCTGTCCATCGGCGACATCGCAGGTCACGACGTGGCCGCGGCCACCGCGATGGGGCGTGTCAACAGCATGCTCAGGGGACTCGCGTACGACAGCGGCCCGGCCGCCAGCCCTGCGGCCACCTTGAGCCGGCTCGACCGCATCGTGCAGGCGCTCGACAGCCCGTCGATGGTCACGGCGGTGCACGCGGTCCTGCACCGGCGGGGGGACGATGTCTGGCACATCGCCCTGTCCAACGCCGGCCACCCGCCACCCCTGCTGATCCCGGCCGACGCGCCGTCGCGGTACCTGCACGATTTCGCGGCCTCGGACCCACCGCTGTGCGTCGGCGAAGCCCTGCCCCGTAACGACCACCACGCGGTCATCCGGGAGGGCGACACCTTGGTGCTCTACACCGACGGACTCGTGGAGGTGCCGGGCACGGACATCGGTGACGGTCTCCGGCGGCTGCGTGAGCTCACCGACGCACTGGTCCGAATGGGGGTATCCCAGCCGACCCTGATCCGGGGGCTTCTGCCGCCCGTCCAGAACCGCTGGGACGACATCGCCGTCATCGCCCTGCACGCCCGGAGGGAACGGTGA
- a CDS encoding SAM-dependent methyltransferase: protein MNAPHERQSGLATSRAHSARVYDYILGGKDHYPVDVEAGDAMCRHWPALPVHMRENRRFMHRAGRFLAEERGIRQFLDVGTGLPTSPNLHEVVQEVAPESHVVYVDNDPVVLAHARALLQSSAEGATAYVDADMHEPDTILDSPEFRDLIDLNRPVGLMVIGILHFILPPDDRRLVKRLLEPLPSGSYLAMTIGTADFAPEEVNRVAEEYRQQSMPMALRDLPTATSFFEGLELQEPGVTQVHTWHPGPEQAGIDGRDIAMYGAVARKP from the coding sequence ATGAATGCTCCGCACGAACGACAGAGCGGACTCGCCACCTCGCGCGCCCACTCCGCACGGGTGTACGACTACATTCTGGGCGGCAAGGATCACTATCCCGTTGATGTCGAAGCGGGCGACGCCATGTGCCGGCACTGGCCCGCCCTGCCCGTCCACATGAGGGAAAACCGCCGCTTCATGCACCGGGCCGGGCGCTTCCTCGCCGAGGAGCGAGGCATCCGCCAGTTCCTCGACGTCGGGACCGGTCTGCCGACCTCGCCCAACCTGCACGAGGTCGTGCAGGAGGTGGCGCCGGAATCACATGTGGTCTACGTCGACAACGACCCCGTCGTCCTCGCCCACGCCCGCGCCCTGCTCCAGAGCTCGGCGGAAGGGGCCACCGCGTACGTGGACGCCGACATGCACGAGCCCGACACCATTCTGGACAGCCCCGAGTTCCGTGACCTCATCGATCTGAACCGGCCCGTCGGCCTGATGGTGATCGGCATCCTGCACTTCATCCTGCCTCCGGACGACCGGCGCCTGGTCAAGCGGCTGCTGGAACCGCTGCCGTCCGGCAGCTATCTGGCGATGACCATCGGCACCGCCGACTTCGCACCCGAGGAGGTCAACCGGGTGGCGGAGGAATACCGGCAGCAGAGCATGCCCATGGCGCTACGCGATCTCCCCACCGCCACCTCGTTCTTCGAGGGACTGGAATTGCAGGAGCCGGGAGTCACCCAGGTGCACACCTGGCACCCCGGCCCCGAACAGGCCGGCATCGACGGCCGCGACATCGCCATGTACGGGGCGGTCGCCAGAAAGCCCTGA
- a CDS encoding DUF6193 family natural product biosynthesis protein, producing the protein MPERSIEVPPELYPELAVPGGLGEALAREAVRRGRGRGAEPLDPVERYDPAVAACCARGEARFAVFATNADEREFRIEISADSGWLWGAFGSTDDLAVVDAILHAWREGASIEQLRRDWTLLAASPLEAAPPGRVVSTAWRLTLERSPVIRLGDAELAEALYAQPALRVFFPFPSHGEFSLLSSTADPFYEEVPRAVPTECGRWDVVLLRSPWSPHIPSRVLGSRLGAREAAALIAANIPPGSGPAIEGGWPQPPPQRQPQPSRPQ; encoded by the coding sequence ATGCCCGAACGCTCAATCGAAGTGCCGCCCGAGCTCTACCCGGAGCTGGCCGTGCCAGGTGGCCTGGGAGAAGCGCTGGCCCGCGAGGCGGTTCGGCGCGGGCGCGGGCGCGGTGCTGAACCGCTCGATCCCGTCGAGAGATACGACCCCGCGGTCGCCGCATGCTGCGCACGTGGAGAGGCCCGGTTCGCCGTATTCGCGACCAACGCCGACGAACGCGAGTTCCGCATCGAGATCTCGGCGGACTCCGGATGGCTGTGGGGAGCCTTCGGCAGTACAGATGACCTCGCGGTGGTCGACGCCATCCTGCATGCCTGGCGCGAAGGGGCGTCCATCGAACAACTGCGGCGCGACTGGACGTTGCTCGCGGCAAGCCCGCTGGAAGCGGCGCCTCCGGGAAGGGTCGTCTCGACCGCGTGGCGGCTGACCCTGGAGCGCTCGCCGGTGATCAGGCTGGGCGACGCCGAACTGGCCGAGGCCCTGTACGCGCAGCCGGCCCTGCGCGTCTTCTTCCCGTTTCCGTCGCACGGGGAGTTCAGCCTCCTCAGCAGTACGGCTGACCCCTTCTACGAGGAGGTCCCACGTGCGGTGCCGACAGAATGCGGACGGTGGGACGTGGTCCTCCTCCGCTCGCCGTGGTCGCCGCACATCCCGTCACGGGTGCTCGGATCCCGCCTCGGCGCCCGCGAGGCCGCAGCGCTGATAGCGGCGAACATTCCCCCGGGTAGCGGCCCGGCGATCGAAGGAGGCTGGCCGCAACCACCGCCGCAACGGCAACCGCAACCGTCACGACCTCAGTGA
- a CDS encoding VOC family protein: MAIQRMDNVGIVVEDMDAAIAFFVELGMELEGRAEVKGLFADRCTGLDGVRCDIAMVRTPDGHSRIELAKYRSPAVISAGPRDRPHNILGTHRVMFAVDDIEDTVARLRPHGAELVGDIARFEDSYLLCYLRGPDGIIVGLAEQLS, from the coding sequence ATGGCGATCCAGCGGATGGACAACGTCGGCATCGTCGTGGAGGACATGGACGCCGCCATCGCGTTCTTCGTGGAACTCGGCATGGAGCTGGAGGGCAGGGCGGAGGTCAAGGGCCTCTTCGCCGACCGGTGCACCGGACTCGACGGCGTCCGCTGCGACATCGCCATGGTCCGGACCCCGGACGGTCACAGCCGGATCGAGCTGGCGAAGTATCGCAGCCCGGCGGTGATCAGCGCCGGGCCGCGCGACCGGCCGCACAACATTCTGGGCACGCACCGCGTCATGTTCGCCGTCGACGACATCGAGGACACCGTTGCCCGCCTGCGCCCTCACGGCGCCGAACTCGTCGGCGACATCGCCCGGTTCGAGGACAGCTACCTGCTCTGCTATCTCCGGGGTCCGGACGGCATCATCGTCGGACTGGCGGAGCAACTGAGCTGA
- a CDS encoding NACHT domain-containing protein, with translation MSRWKIPRADVTNSGDARAEGPNAFANTGIIWKFTQYLVAAKPPPWPEQVAAAAEFLAGQVLDRGREQERRRGIGDPYPLPLRWHTAPSDLVDQVANIRGTQPGEEPRSLVLDGRFGEIATVYRTVPSGRLVLLGDAGSGKSIVAQRLALDLIATPLTGSDPVPVLFSVRSWNPVEDRLVDWISGQILRDYHGLTALGQEGQTLAAGLLEARRVMPVLDGFDEMAPSLYRDVLRELNATDMPLVLTSRPGQYAAAVAEAGVLRRAAAVVLDDLTLDDLAPYLPRTAQLATADRWDLFLTRLREGPEGPGELPDGSGELTSTAAGTALATPLMVGLARAVYSNARPDGPSPLELLDAERFPSAEAVKSHLLEEFLPAVYERRPNRHRSPGESPAAPQWDIRDVRRWLGHLARRAPGQDLDLAWWLMGDDVPRSRRIPVFAVLAGLLGALAGFLVFGPPGALAGALAVGALGAVVGWSSGPVPARMELRTAGRARHALPQLVTGLTGGVVVGLVGWPAVSAWGWPALALAGGVGSALGSGLSGWARHSDPEAEAKPVLLETLLGLGGGLAGGFAVGLIGLLADAPVGGYAGWLALGATIGLGFALGAALLAPTRKETVVTPTELLLSNRTYTVFQSITIGTSYGLVLTALVGPLCGIVFGPVIGLAFGVGAHAWGRWLVLGRLWLPLTGRLPWRAWVLLADAHERGVLRQAGAVYQFRHDLLQRKIAADEARDEAGHRAGHGTGGRN, from the coding sequence GTGAGCAGGTGGAAGATCCCGAGAGCTGACGTCACCAACTCCGGCGACGCGCGGGCCGAGGGACCCAACGCGTTCGCCAATACGGGCATCATCTGGAAGTTCACTCAGTATCTCGTGGCAGCCAAGCCTCCCCCCTGGCCCGAACAGGTCGCGGCGGCTGCCGAGTTCCTCGCGGGGCAGGTCCTCGACCGGGGAAGGGAACAGGAGCGTCGCCGGGGTATCGGTGATCCCTATCCGCTGCCGCTGCGGTGGCACACCGCACCGTCCGACCTTGTCGACCAGGTGGCCAACATTCGCGGGACGCAGCCCGGCGAGGAGCCTCGGTCGCTGGTTCTGGACGGTCGGTTCGGGGAGATCGCGACGGTGTACCGGACCGTTCCCTCCGGGCGGCTCGTCCTGCTCGGCGACGCCGGATCGGGCAAGAGCATCGTCGCCCAGCGGCTCGCCCTCGATCTCATCGCGACCCCGCTCACCGGATCGGACCCGGTGCCGGTCCTGTTCAGCGTGCGGTCCTGGAATCCGGTGGAGGACCGGCTGGTGGACTGGATCAGCGGTCAGATATTACGGGATTACCACGGTTTGACCGCTCTCGGCCAGGAGGGCCAGACTCTCGCGGCCGGGCTCCTGGAGGCTCGCCGGGTGATGCCCGTACTGGACGGGTTCGACGAGATGGCCCCGAGCCTCTACCGGGACGTGCTGCGGGAGCTGAACGCCACGGACATGCCGCTCGTGCTGACCAGCAGACCCGGCCAGTACGCCGCGGCTGTCGCGGAGGCGGGCGTGCTCAGACGCGCCGCGGCCGTTGTCCTGGACGACCTGACCCTGGACGACCTGGCGCCCTACCTTCCCCGGACCGCGCAACTCGCGACCGCCGACCGGTGGGACCTGTTTCTCACGCGGCTGCGTGAGGGACCCGAGGGACCGGGGGAACTCCCCGACGGATCAGGGGAATTGACGAGTACGGCGGCGGGTACGGCGCTGGCCACTCCCCTGATGGTCGGCCTCGCCCGCGCCGTCTACAGCAACGCCCGCCCGGACGGTCCTTCTCCCCTCGAACTCCTCGACGCGGAACGGTTCCCGTCGGCCGAGGCCGTCAAGTCCCACCTCCTGGAAGAGTTCCTGCCGGCCGTCTACGAACGGCGCCCGAACCGCCACCGGTCCCCCGGGGAGAGCCCGGCCGCCCCACAGTGGGACATCAGGGACGTACGCCGCTGGCTCGGCCACCTCGCCCGGCGCGCACCGGGTCAGGACCTCGATCTGGCCTGGTGGCTCATGGGGGACGACGTACCCAGATCGCGTCGGATACCCGTGTTCGCGGTGCTGGCCGGCCTTCTGGGCGCTCTCGCGGGTTTCCTGGTGTTCGGCCCCCCGGGCGCCCTGGCCGGTGCCCTGGCCGTGGGGGCGCTCGGCGCGGTCGTCGGCTGGAGCAGCGGGCCGGTGCCGGCCCGTATGGAGTTACGGACAGCGGGCCGGGCCAGGCACGCGCTGCCGCAACTCGTGACCGGGCTCACCGGCGGAGTCGTCGTCGGCCTCGTCGGCTGGCCCGCCGTCAGCGCGTGGGGCTGGCCCGCACTCGCGCTCGCGGGCGGGGTCGGCAGCGCCCTGGGAAGCGGTCTGTCGGGCTGGGCCCGGCACAGCGACCCGGAAGCCGAGGCCAAGCCCGTACTGCTCGAAACTCTGCTCGGGCTCGGGGGCGGGCTCGCGGGCGGATTCGCCGTGGGGCTGATCGGCCTCCTGGCCGACGCGCCCGTCGGCGGCTACGCGGGCTGGCTCGCGCTCGGAGCGACGATCGGCCTGGGCTTCGCCCTCGGGGCGGCGCTGCTGGCGCCGACCCGCAAGGAGACCGTGGTCACCCCGACCGAACTGCTCCTGTCCAACCGCACGTACACGGTCTTCCAGTCGATCACCATCGGGACCTCGTACGGCCTGGTCCTCACCGCCCTGGTCGGGCCGCTGTGCGGAATCGTGTTCGGGCCCGTCATCGGCCTGGCCTTCGGCGTGGGGGCGCACGCCTGGGGGCGGTGGCTGGTTCTCGGCCGCTTATGGCTGCCCCTGACCGGTCGGCTGCCCTGGCGGGCGTGGGTCCTGCTGGCGGACGCGCACGAGCGGGGGGTGCTGCGCCAGGCCGGCGCGGTCTACCAGTTCCGCCACGATCTGCTGCAACGCAAGATCGCGGCGGACGAGGCGAGGGACGAGGCCGGGCACAGGGCCGGGCACGGGACCGGGGGCAGGAACTGA
- a CDS encoding PIG-L family deacetylase, giving the protein MTDRPLTLMAVHAHPDDEATGTGGILARYAAEGIRTVLVTCTDGGCGDGPGGVKPGDPGHDPVAVASMRREELRASCDVLKISDLEMLDYADSGMAGWPSNDAPGSFWGTPVREGAARLAELMRHYRPDVVVTYDENGFYGHPDHIQAHRITMAALEMIATEETTPEETTAEITALTPKVYWTTMPRSMVRRFGETMREFQGDMPEPDPAEVAAMDEIGLPDDEITTWVDATAFSGQKYDALAAHASQGENIFFLKMGKERFGDFMGTETFVRVKDTTGAALPENDLFAGLR; this is encoded by the coding sequence ATGACCGACCGGCCCTTGACTCTCATGGCCGTACACGCCCACCCCGACGACGAGGCCACCGGCACCGGAGGGATCCTCGCGCGATACGCGGCGGAGGGCATCCGCACGGTCCTCGTGACGTGTACCGACGGCGGCTGCGGCGACGGACCGGGGGGCGTCAAACCGGGCGACCCCGGCCACGACCCGGTCGCCGTCGCCTCGATGCGCCGGGAGGAACTCAGAGCGAGCTGTGACGTCCTGAAGATCAGCGACCTGGAGATGCTGGACTACGCCGACTCCGGGATGGCGGGCTGGCCGAGCAACGACGCCCCCGGATCCTTCTGGGGGACCCCCGTGCGGGAAGGCGCCGCCCGGCTCGCGGAACTCATGCGGCACTACCGGCCCGACGTGGTCGTCACCTACGACGAGAACGGCTTCTACGGCCACCCCGACCACATCCAGGCCCACCGCATCACGATGGCGGCGCTGGAGATGATCGCGACGGAGGAGACCACGCCGGAGGAGACCACGGCGGAGATCACCGCACTCACACCGAAGGTCTACTGGACGACGATGCCCCGCTCGATGGTGCGGCGGTTCGGCGAGACCATGCGCGAGTTCCAGGGGGACATGCCGGAGCCGGATCCCGCCGAGGTCGCCGCGATGGACGAGATCGGCCTGCCCGACGACGAGATCACCACGTGGGTGGACGCCACCGCGTTCAGCGGCCAGAAGTACGACGCGCTGGCCGCGCACGCCAGTCAGGGCGAGAACATCTTCTTCCTCAAGATGGGCAAGGAGAGGTTCGGCGACTTCATGGGCACGGAGACCTTCGTACGCGTCAAGGACACCACCGGCGCGGCCCTGCCCGAGAACGATCTCTTCGCCGGACTTCGCTGA
- a CDS encoding CARDB domain-containing protein: MAMAAGLLTAGLAAPASADNVADNNALQSDQLWINPPSERTLPRGIDGAQPKSLTLGVGIYHDNDNYTVIDGRLTVDVSELVGVAEVTWPDNCAPSGTSAVCDIPVVPAIGGDYEDQVFLTVRAADGAEVGAQGRITYEATAKVRPGGTLTAPQESFDTELTVGAGPDLAIDPVTDIEDGQPGDELTIPFKVTNNGNESANGFTLKLYASYGLTELTRYDACTHTTTDGSDGPPWNTAICAFDEVLAPGDSFELPEPLTVRLAPHALNERLDIDVEPGDGAQDLDSENNYTVTQFGVENTADFSVTGDAVSGAAGATATAELTFRNNGPAWFGNLGSGDPVATVRLVVPRGAKVTGVPSGCSPRTLAGGYYPTRTGAPRYDCRLPHAVLEDALYTFPFSVRVDTVVPGATGAVSIHPQFGEFGEYPFDFDPDRTNNTAVLTVN, translated from the coding sequence ATGGCAATGGCGGCCGGTCTGCTGACCGCCGGCCTGGCCGCGCCCGCGTCCGCCGACAACGTCGCCGACAACAACGCACTCCAGAGCGACCAGCTGTGGATCAACCCGCCGTCCGAGCGGACGCTGCCGCGCGGCATCGACGGCGCTCAGCCGAAGTCCCTCACCCTCGGCGTCGGCATCTACCACGACAACGACAACTACACGGTGATCGACGGCAGGCTCACCGTCGATGTCTCCGAGCTCGTCGGGGTCGCCGAGGTGACCTGGCCCGACAACTGCGCGCCGAGCGGCACGAGCGCGGTGTGCGACATCCCCGTGGTGCCCGCGATCGGGGGCGACTACGAGGACCAGGTGTTCCTGACGGTGCGCGCGGCCGACGGCGCCGAGGTCGGCGCGCAGGGCAGGATCACCTATGAGGCGACGGCCAAGGTCAGGCCCGGCGGCACACTCACCGCGCCGCAGGAGAGCTTCGACACCGAGCTCACCGTCGGCGCCGGGCCCGACCTCGCCATCGACCCCGTCACCGACATCGAGGATGGTCAGCCCGGCGACGAGCTGACCATCCCGTTCAAGGTCACCAACAACGGCAACGAGAGCGCGAACGGATTCACCCTCAAGCTGTACGCCTCGTACGGCCTGACAGAGCTGACCCGGTACGACGCCTGCACCCACACCACCACGGACGGCAGCGACGGCCCACCGTGGAACACGGCGATCTGCGCGTTCGACGAGGTGCTGGCCCCGGGCGACTCCTTCGAACTGCCCGAGCCGCTGACGGTGCGGCTCGCCCCGCACGCGCTGAACGAGCGGCTCGACATCGACGTCGAGCCGGGCGACGGTGCCCAGGACCTCGACTCCGAGAACAACTACACGGTCACGCAGTTCGGCGTGGAGAACACCGCGGACTTCTCCGTGACCGGTGACGCCGTCTCCGGCGCGGCGGGCGCGACGGCCACGGCCGAGCTCACGTTCAGGAACAACGGCCCGGCCTGGTTCGGCAACCTCGGCTCCGGAGACCCGGTCGCCACCGTCCGGCTGGTCGTGCCCAGGGGCGCCAAGGTCACCGGCGTGCCGTCCGGCTGCTCCCCGCGTACCCTCGCCGGCGGCTACTACCCGACGCGGACGGGCGCCCCCCGCTACGACTGCCGCCTGCCGCACGCGGTGCTGGAGGACGCCCTGTACACGTTCCCGTTCTCCGTGCGCGTCGACACCGTGGTGCCCGGCGCGACCGGCGCCGTGAGCATTCACCCCCAGTTCGGCGAGTTCGGCGAGTACCCCTTCGACTTCGACCCCGACCGCACGAACAACACGGCGGTCCTGACCGTCAACTGA